From one Desulfurobacterium thermolithotrophum DSM 11699 genomic stretch:
- a CDS encoding glycine zipper domain-containing protein has product MMKKLIVGLSILGFILSSCSTTTQLSKTDAAMLGALGGAAVGAATHKHYKASAKDAALYGAIAGGILGYVFGSDQQSTHTVEANTEYEVKTKDGKIIHVKEGWYTVDSQPAPSAK; this is encoded by the coding sequence ATGATGAAAAAATTAATAGTGGGACTTAGCATTTTGGGATTTATCCTTTCTTCTTGTAGTACAACTACTCAACTTTCAAAGACTGATGCAGCAATGCTTGGAGCTCTTGGAGGAGCTGCTGTAGGTGCTGCAACTCATAAGCACTATAAAGCAAGTGCCAAGGATGCTGCTCTTTACGGAGCAATAGCAGGAGGTATTCTTGGTTACGTTTTTGGTAGCGATCAGCAAAGCACACATACTGTTGAGGCAAATACCGAATATGAAGTAAAAACAAAGGATGGAAAAATTATTCACGTTAAAGAGGGTTGGTACACTGTAGATAGCCAACCTGCTCCTTCAGCCAAGTAG
- a CDS encoding SpoVG family protein, whose translation MNKKELERLPVRNIEVTEVKIYPFDTTGIGGNVKAVASIKLNDILEIKDIKIVYSNNGYFIQMPSKKTRTGEFVPVVNPLNKNLYLHIRRKILDAYKCAMRKYDEKINSGT comes from the coding sequence GTGAATAAGAAAGAGTTAGAAAGATTACCAGTAAGAAACATAGAAGTTACTGAAGTAAAAATCTATCCATTTGATACAACAGGAATTGGTGGAAACGTGAAAGCAGTTGCCTCTATAAAGCTTAATGACATTCTTGAAATAAAAGATATAAAAATAGTCTATTCAAATAATGGCTATTTTATTCAAATGCCGTCAAAAAAGACAAGGACAGGTGAATTTGTTCCAGTTGTTAATCCTCTCAATAAGAATTTATATTTACATATAAGAAGGAAAATTCTTGATGCTTATAAATGTGCTATGAGGAAGTATGATGAAAAAATTAATAGTGGGACTTAG
- a CDS encoding antitoxin AF2212-like protein — protein sequence MKTVKVIFRNGVFVPLEKIEIPEGTEGITVYLDSRKRDKKPSWWHQLDIEEKKKEALLEFSKKLAEKVAFVDIKVVAENEELEIFVIVLDEFESLKPVMETALSLYEDLGVYLPVQVISKRKLLRWKEQRNKVYDLIKKGVSIK from the coding sequence ATGAAAACAGTAAAAGTCATTTTTAGAAATGGAGTTTTTGTTCCTTTAGAAAAAATAGAGATTCCTGAAGGTACTGAAGGAATAACTGTTTATTTAGATAGTAGAAAAAGGGATAAGAAACCTTCGTGGTGGCATCAACTTGATATTGAAGAAAAGAAAAAAGAAGCTCTTTTAGAGTTTTCAAAAAAGTTAGCAGAAAAAGTAGCTTTTGTTGATATAAAAGTTGTGGCAGAAAATGAGGAATTAGAAATTTTTGTTATCGTTTTAGACGAATTCGAAAGTCTTAAACCAGTTATGGAAACTGCTCTTAGTCTTTATGAAGATCTCGGTGTTTATCTTCCAGTTCAAGTAATTTCGAAAAGAAAGCTTTTAAGATGGAAAGAACAGAGAAATAAAGTTTATGACTTGATAAAGAAAGGAGTTTCCATAAAGTGA
- a CDS encoding RNA-guided endonuclease TnpB family protein → MLYVYRFRLYPNREQVEFLNCQIGHCRFVYNKLLEIAKELYKKENKKWNYYEYKKLLPKLKEEYPFLKEANSQSLQEAVKWLDRAFKNFFKGLVKFPKFKSKKRVNSVSIPQYFKIEENRIKISKLETPIKFKKHRSIEGKVKSISITKLPSGKFYLNVLVDREIEPLPETDKVVAIDVGLTHFCTLSTGKKIENPRHLLKTERKLKKLQRKLSRKVRGSNKYLKLQKKIAKLHEKIVNQRNYFLHKLSRKIISDNQAMIVEDLNVKGMLKNSNLSKHIADASWRRFISYLEYKAKLYGRKLVKINTFYPSSKLCSVCGYKNGNLKLSDRNWKCPNCGTEHDRDYNATLNLLREGLKFLKGSLRFASGRGGTPRTNARGECERIR, encoded by the coding sequence ATGCTTTACGTTTACAGGTTCAGGCTGTATCCTAACAGAGAGCAGGTAGAGTTCTTAAACTGCCAGATAGGACATTGCAGATTTGTCTACAACAAGCTCCTTGAAATAGCTAAAGAACTTTATAAGAAAGAAAACAAAAAGTGGAACTATTACGAATACAAAAAGCTACTACCGAAGCTCAAAGAGGAATATCCGTTCTTAAAAGAGGCGAATAGTCAAAGCTTACAAGAAGCTGTAAAGTGGCTTGACAGAGCATTCAAGAACTTTTTTAAAGGGCTTGTGAAATTCCCGAAGTTCAAGAGCAAAAAAAGAGTAAACAGTGTATCAATACCTCAGTACTTCAAAATAGAGGAAAACAGAATCAAAATATCTAAACTCGAAACACCGATAAAGTTCAAAAAGCATAGAAGTATAGAAGGGAAAGTCAAAAGTATTTCAATAACAAAATTACCCTCTGGAAAATTTTACCTCAACGTTCTCGTTGACAGGGAAATAGAGCCACTACCAGAAACGGATAAAGTAGTAGCAATAGACGTAGGACTTACGCATTTTTGTACCTTGTCGACAGGAAAGAAGATAGAAAATCCGAGACACCTGCTAAAAACAGAAAGGAAACTAAAAAAGCTCCAAAGAAAGTTATCAAGGAAAGTAAGAGGAAGCAATAAATACTTAAAACTGCAAAAGAAAATAGCAAAGCTACATGAGAAGATAGTAAACCAAAGGAACTACTTTCTCCATAAGCTAAGTAGGAAAATAATCAGCGATAACCAAGCCATGATAGTGGAAGACTTGAACGTTAAAGGGATGCTTAAAAACAGCAACCTCTCAAAGCACATAGCAGACGCAAGTTGGAGAAGATTCATCAGCTATCTGGAATATAAAGCAAAACTCTATGGAAGAAAGCTTGTTAAGATAAACACATTCTATCCCTCATCAAAACTCTGTTCTGTGTGTGGATACAAGAACGGGAATCTCAAACTATCTGATAGGAATTGGAAATGTCCTAACTGTGGGACGGAACACGATAGAGATTATAATGCTACTCTAAACCTACTAAGAGAAGGACTCAAATTCCTAAAGGGGTCGCTTCGCTTTGCGAGCGGTAGGGGTGGAACGCCCCGAACTAACGCCCGTGGAGAGTGCGAACGCATTCGTTGA
- a CDS encoding IS110 family transposase produces the protein MKEKVEKTLYVGVDYHKNSFTAAYLDCLTGILNTKKYEAEELEKFKNHLTTFRKKGYSVKVAVETLTGVTFFTEEIRNCVDEITYVNTNKFKNILKGVNSAKNDRIDAETIAIYYEMGLLPTVYVPTRKEKELRIKMKERDSFVDMRKGVINRLHSLLLEYGIKTNKRELTTKKGMERIKEETKKKVPPSLRETIWRQIETIEYLTDKIRETEEDIKSLFEFNTWWTP, from the coding sequence ATGAAGGAGAAGGTAGAGAAAACACTGTATGTCGGAGTGGACTACCACAAAAACAGCTTTACAGCAGCTTATTTAGATTGTCTGACAGGGATACTTAATACCAAGAAGTACGAAGCAGAAGAGTTAGAGAAATTTAAAAATCACCTAACAACTTTTAGGAAAAAAGGATATTCAGTAAAAGTTGCGGTAGAAACCTTAACAGGAGTAACATTTTTTACGGAGGAGATAAGGAACTGCGTTGATGAAATAACTTACGTTAACACTAACAAATTTAAGAACATTCTAAAAGGTGTTAACAGTGCTAAAAACGACAGGATAGATGCAGAAACGATAGCCATTTACTATGAAATGGGCTTACTTCCGACAGTTTACGTCCCGACGAGAAAAGAAAAAGAGCTAAGGATAAAGATGAAAGAGAGAGATAGCTTTGTAGATATGAGAAAAGGGGTAATTAACAGACTTCATAGCCTATTGCTTGAATATGGGATAAAGACAAACAAGAGAGAACTCACCACGAAGAAAGGGATGGAAAGGATAAAGGAAGAAACGAAGAAGAAAGTGCCTCCGTCATTACGAGAAACGATATGGAGGCAAATAGAAACAATAGAATACTTAACAGATAAGATAAGAGAGACAGAAGAAGATATCAAGAGTTTGTTCGAGTTCAATACATGGTGGACACCTTGA
- a CDS encoding transposase, translating to MGEDEELKGKVELLKSIPGVGDIVAIAFISAVCNEERFENGDKVAAYFGLVPRVNSSGDEVRNGRITKKGDSRTRNKIIQATRALLNSKLDNSVKRFYEGLVKKGLEKKKALIAAARKLVKVMFAVLRERRQFMDFVENKCNLCVGG from the coding sequence ATAGGAGAAGATGAGGAGCTTAAGGGAAAAGTAGAACTTCTAAAAAGCATACCTGGAGTAGGAGATATAGTAGCTATAGCCTTTATATCTGCCGTATGTAACGAAGAGAGGTTTGAAAACGGAGACAAGGTAGCGGCTTATTTTGGACTTGTTCCTCGTGTTAATAGCAGTGGAGACGAAGTTAGAAATGGAAGGATAACAAAGAAAGGGGACAGCAGAACGAGGAACAAGATTATCCAGGCTACGAGAGCGTTATTGAACAGCAAGTTAGACAATTCAGTTAAAAGATTTTACGAAGGGTTAGTTAAGAAAGGTTTAGAGAAGAAGAAAGCGCTGATAGCTGCGGCGAGGAAATTGGTTAAAGTAATGTTCGCAGTTTTGAGAGAGAGAAGGCAATTTATGGATTTTGTTGAAAATAAATGCAACCTCTGTGTTGGGGGTTGA
- a CDS encoding TIGR04219 family outer membrane beta-barrel protein, with protein sequence MKKALFTVVAFLASTYASSALTIEGGGGAWREKPTGWIEYTTNTNTAIGTLTTKTHVDLKEDLHVSDKTKASGWFKIEHGIPLLPDIRVQYTPMSFSGKGIVDSSFTFGDLKVEGKDYIESKIEANQVDVTLYYHLPFLRTVSNGKVDLKAGVNVKVIDGYAKVKDITRGGIEESKSATIPVPMAHLSGKIRPIDLVGIEFSGNWIGYSGSQFYEAIAETKVYPIKHLFVGVGYRYQRLKIDNIEDLSTDIKIKGAFAEAGFEF encoded by the coding sequence ATGAAAAAGGCACTTTTTACAGTGGTAGCATTTCTTGCATCAACCTATGCTTCCTCTGCTTTGACTATTGAAGGTGGGGGAGGTGCTTGGAGGGAAAAACCAACAGGCTGGATTGAGTACACAACAAATACCAACACAGCTATAGGAACTTTAACCACTAAAACACACGTAGATTTAAAAGAAGATCTCCATGTTTCAGACAAAACAAAAGCTTCTGGTTGGTTCAAAATTGAACATGGAATCCCTTTACTTCCTGACATAAGAGTTCAGTATACTCCGATGAGCTTTTCTGGAAAAGGCATCGTTGATAGTAGCTTTACTTTTGGTGACCTTAAAGTAGAAGGAAAAGATTATATAGAGTCAAAAATTGAAGCAAACCAAGTGGACGTAACACTTTACTATCATCTTCCATTTTTAAGAACAGTTTCAAACGGCAAAGTTGATCTTAAAGCTGGAGTCAATGTAAAAGTAATTGATGGATATGCTAAAGTTAAAGATATAACTCGAGGTGGTATAGAAGAGTCAAAAAGTGCTACAATTCCTGTTCCTATGGCACATCTATCTGGAAAGATAAGACCTATAGATCTTGTTGGAATTGAGTTTTCTGGAAATTGGATTGGTTACTCAGGAAGCCAATTTTACGAAGCTATTGCTGAAACAAAGGTCTATCCAATAAAGCATCTTTTTGTAGGAGTAGGTTATAGGTACCAAAGACTCAAAATAGACAATATAGAAGACCTATCTACAGATATAAAGATAAAAGGTGCTTTTGCAGAAGCAGGTTTTGAGTTTTAA
- the dapC gene encoding succinyldiaminopimelate transaminase: protein MNKKVRELQTYPMDSLVKAKEELKKAGKRIYDFGTGDPKEPTDPKIREALVKAIPEVSQYPTVKGRKDLREAIANWFFNRFHVLLDPETEVIPTAGSKEAIFHFPLVFIDTDTEKKKVIFGTPAYPVYERGTLFAGGEPYPVTLKFEEQFLLRLDKLPKSLLEETAIVWINYPHNPTGAVAPISYLEDTYNICREYGIILCSDECYTEIYFETPPHSLLEVGKKGAVVFHSLSKRSGMTGYRSGFVAGDSEIIQNYLKYRSSFGVASQDFIQQAAKVAWSDEEHVKERRAIFGQKRDIFVKFFKEIGLEFLYPEATFYLWVKVPNGISSKEYALHLLKYGIVISPGEFFGKGGKGFFRIALVPTLKECKEAVDIWKKAHKELMEKKNCR from the coding sequence ATGAACAAAAAAGTGAGAGAGCTCCAAACTTATCCCATGGATAGTCTCGTAAAGGCAAAAGAAGAGCTCAAAAAAGCGGGAAAAAGAATTTACGACTTTGGAACAGGAGATCCTAAGGAGCCTACAGATCCAAAGATTAGGGAAGCTCTCGTAAAGGCTATACCTGAAGTTAGCCAGTATCCTACAGTAAAAGGTAGAAAGGATCTAAGAGAAGCAATAGCTAATTGGTTTTTCAACAGATTTCATGTTCTCCTTGACCCTGAAACAGAAGTAATACCAACTGCCGGTTCAAAAGAAGCAATTTTCCACTTTCCACTTGTTTTCATTGATACAGACACTGAAAAAAAGAAAGTCATATTCGGTACTCCTGCATATCCAGTTTATGAAAGAGGAACTCTTTTTGCAGGAGGAGAACCTTATCCAGTTACCCTTAAGTTTGAAGAGCAGTTTTTACTTAGACTTGATAAACTTCCAAAGTCGTTGCTTGAGGAAACTGCAATAGTATGGATTAACTATCCTCATAACCCTACAGGAGCTGTTGCTCCTATCTCTTACCTTGAGGATACTTACAATATCTGTAGAGAGTATGGAATTATCTTATGTTCGGATGAGTGTTATACAGAAATTTACTTTGAGACGCCTCCACATTCTCTACTTGAAGTTGGGAAAAAGGGAGCAGTCGTTTTTCATTCTCTATCAAAAAGAAGTGGAATGACAGGTTATCGCTCCGGATTTGTAGCAGGAGATAGTGAGATTATTCAGAATTATCTCAAGTATCGTTCTTCTTTTGGAGTAGCATCTCAAGACTTTATCCAACAGGCTGCTAAAGTTGCCTGGTCTGATGAAGAACACGTAAAGGAAAGAAGAGCAATCTTTGGCCAGAAGCGAGACATATTTGTAAAGTTCTTTAAAGAGATTGGACTTGAGTTTCTCTATCCGGAAGCTACCTTTTACCTTTGGGTAAAAGTTCCAAACGGAATATCTTCTAAAGAGTACGCGTTACACTTACTAAAGTATGGAATAGTTATCTCACCTGGAGAGTTTTTTGGTAAAGGTGGCAAAGGTTTTTTCAGAATAGCGCTTGTTCCAACACTCAAAGAGTGTAAAGAAGCAGTGGATATATGGAAGAAAGCCCATAAAGAGCTTATGGAGAAAAAGAATTGCAGATAA
- a CDS encoding ExbD/TolR family protein, whose amino-acid sequence MQIREKKKGFIADISLSPILDLSLMLVIFLAVTTEFISGGEIKVQVPKGGAAISSSSQIVKLIVDKWGKIYYKGKVYSDPAKLVSVLPKDENIYIKADKETPYLYVFTLLDTLRKSGIKKVSLVGQRVE is encoded by the coding sequence TTGCAGATAAGAGAAAAGAAGAAAGGATTTATTGCTGACATAAGTCTTTCTCCTATCTTAGACCTTTCTTTAATGCTTGTAATTTTTCTTGCAGTTACAACCGAGTTTATCTCGGGAGGAGAAATAAAGGTTCAAGTTCCTAAGGGAGGAGCAGCAATAAGCTCCTCCTCCCAAATTGTTAAGTTGATAGTTGATAAGTGGGGAAAAATCTACTACAAAGGAAAAGTCTATTCCGACCCTGCAAAACTTGTTTCTGTACTTCCAAAAGATGAAAACATATACATAAAAGCAGATAAGGAGACTCCTTATCTTTATGTATTTACACTCCTAGATACATTGAGAAAATCTGGAATAAAAAAAGTTTCCTTAGTGGGTCAAAGAGTTGAATAA
- the tsaE gene encoding tRNA (adenosine(37)-N6)-threonylcarbamoyltransferase complex ATPase subunit type 1 TsaE codes for MNKCKVRTSSVEETEKLGQIIGSTVPLGTVILLTGELGCGKTALTRGIAKALGIPEDEISSPSFNIVHEYDSLVHIDLYRLDSVEALEDLSFEDILLDERIKIIEWPQIAAEYLDNLDLFVVHINCSFCENEVREFEILDETNKLCNELKKKNFIYNTD; via the coding sequence TTGAATAAGTGCAAAGTAAGAACTTCTTCAGTTGAAGAAACAGAAAAACTTGGCCAAATAATTGGCTCAACTGTTCCTTTAGGAACAGTTATTTTACTTACTGGAGAACTTGGATGCGGAAAAACAGCTCTTACAAGGGGCATAGCTAAAGCTTTGGGAATTCCTGAAGATGAAATATCTTCTCCATCCTTTAATATTGTCCACGAATATGACTCTTTAGTTCATATAGACCTTTATAGATTAGATTCAGTAGAAGCACTTGAAGATTTAAGCTTTGAAGATATTCTTTTAGACGAAAGAATAAAAATAATTGAATGGCCGCAGATAGCTGCTGAATATCTTGATAATCTTGATTTATTTGTTGTTCATATTAATTGTTCTTTCTGTGAAAACGAAGTAAGAGAATTTGAAATTCTTGATGAGACTAATAAGCTGTGTAATGAGTTAAAAAAGAAAAATTTCATCTATAATACGGACTGA